The following coding sequences are from one Aeromicrobium duanguangcaii window:
- a CDS encoding uridine kinase family protein, whose product MPHVVILAGPSGSGKSHLSERLGWTVLRLDDFYHPADHPELPLSTLGIADWDHPGSWDRAAAMRAINELCTMGRTQVPVYDISVSRATGTREVVLTGDRFIAEGLFATEIIDDCREAGVLDAAICLTRPRPLVFALRLARDLRESRKPPVTLVRRGWRLMKDQPRVIAEAVAAGCVPMHPRQAYRALTSR is encoded by the coding sequence ATGCCGCACGTCGTGATCCTGGCCGGTCCCTCCGGTTCGGGGAAGTCCCACCTTTCCGAGCGGCTCGGGTGGACGGTGCTGCGGCTGGACGACTTCTACCATCCCGCCGACCACCCCGAGCTGCCGCTGAGCACGCTCGGCATCGCCGACTGGGACCACCCCGGCTCGTGGGACCGCGCGGCGGCCATGCGGGCCATCAACGAGCTGTGCACCATGGGCCGCACGCAGGTGCCGGTCTACGACATCTCGGTCAGTCGCGCCACGGGCACGCGCGAGGTCGTCCTGACCGGTGACCGGTTCATCGCCGAGGGCCTGTTCGCGACCGAGATCATCGACGACTGCCGCGAGGCGGGCGTGCTCGACGCGGCCATCTGCCTGACCCGGCCACGCCCGCTCGTGTTCGCCCTGCGATTGGCGCGCGACCTGCGCGAGTCGCGCAAGCCCCCGGTGACCCTGGTCCGCCGAGGCTGGCGACTCATGAAGGACCAGCCACGCGTCATCGCCGAGGCTGTCGCGGCGGGCTGCGTGCCGATGCACCCCCGGCAGGCGTACCGCGCCCTCACCTCCCGCTAA